One Mycolicibacterium fallax genomic window, CGCTCGGCGAGCTCGGTGCCGATCTGCCGGACCGCGCCGAGGCCGAGCCGCAGCTCGGCACCGCGGTTCTCCAGGGTGGCGTGCACCAGGCTGGCGTTCACACACGGACCGTGCACGATGACCCCGTGCCTGCGGGCATCGGCGACCAGCGATTGCGGCGAGTAGAAGCCCATCGGCTGGGCGCGCAGCAGCGCCGCGCAGAACGCCGCCGGGTAGTGCAGCTTGAGCCAGGACGAGTAGAACACCAGCGAGGCGAAGCTCAGCGCATGGCTCTCCGGGAACCCGAAATTGGCGAAGGCCTCCAACTTCTCATAGATCCGCTCGGCCAGCTCGCCGGTGACGCCGTGCAGCCGCTCCATCCCCTGGTAGAACCGCCCGCGCAGCCGATGCATCCGCTCGGTGGAGCGTTTGGAGCCCATCGCCCGGCGCAGCTGATCGGCCTCGGCCGCGGTGAACCCGGCGCAGTCCACCGCCAGCTGCATCAACTGTTCCTGAAACAGCGGAACCCCCAAGGTTTTCCGCAGCGCATTCTGCATCGACGGGTGCTCGCAGTCCGGCGGCTCCAGGCCGTTGCGGCGCCGGATGTAGGGGTGCACCGAGCCGCCCTGGATCGGCCCGGGCCGGATCAGCGCCACCTCGACCACCAGGTCGTAGAACTCCCGCGGCTTGAGCCGGGGCAGGGTGGCCATCTGGGCGCGGGACTCCACCTGGAACACCCCAACCGAGTCAGCGCGCTGCAGCATTTCGTAGACCGCCGGTTCGGCGAGGTCCAGCTTGGCGAAGTCGACCTCGATGCCGTGGTGCTCGGCCACCAGGTCCTTCGCGTAGTGCAGCGCCGAGAGCATGCCCAGCCCCAGCAGGTCGAACTTCACCAAACCGATTGCCGCACAGTCGTCCTTGTCCCACTGCAGCACGCTGCGGCCCGGCATCCGGGCCCATTCCACCGGGCACACCTCGGCGATCGGCCGGTCGCAGATCACCATGCCGCCGGAGTGGATGCCCAGATGCCGTGGCAGATCACGAATCTGGCCGGCCAACTCCAGCACCTGCTCGGGGATGCCCTCGGTGTCGACAGGCCCGGATCGCCCCCAGCGGCCGATCTGCTTGCTCCAGGCATCCTGCTGGCCCTGCGAAAATCCCAGCGCCCTGGCCATGTCGCGCACCGCGCTGCGGCCGCGGTAGGTGATGACGTTGGCCACCTGCGCGGCGTGCTCACGGCCGTACCGTTGGTAGACGTACTGGATGACCTCCTCGCGGCGGTCCGATTCGATGTCGATGTCGATGTCGGGCGGCCCGTCGCGGGCCGGGGACAGGAACCGCTCGAAGAGCAGGTTGTTGACGATCGGGTCCACCGCGGTGACCCCGATCGCGTAGCAGACCGCGGAGTTGGCCGCCGATCCGCGGCCCTGGCACAGGATGTCCTGCTCGCGGCAGAACGCGACGATGTCATGCACCACCAGGAAGTACCCGGCGAAGCCCAGCTGGGCGATGATGCCCAGCTCGCGGTCCAGCTGGTGGTAGGCCCGCTCGGCGGTGGCCGGCGGCCCGTAGCGGTCGGCGGCGCCGACCCGGACCAGCTCACCCAGCCAGCTGTCCTCGGTGTGCCCGTCGGGAACCGCGAACGGCGGCAGCCGGGGCGCGATGAGCGCCAGCCCGAACGCGCACTGCTCGCCGAGTTCGGCGGCGGCGGTGACGACCTCGGGCCGGTGGGCGAAGATCGCCGCCATCTCCGCCCCGGACCGCAGGTGCGCCCCGCCGAGCGGGGCCAGCCAGCCCGCGGCGGCGTCCACCGACTGCCGCGCCCGGATGGCTCCCATCGCCGCGGCCAGCCGGCCCCGGTCCGGGGTGGCGAAGTGCGCCCCGGTGGTGGCCACCACCCCCACCCCGAACCGCGGGGCCAGCGCGGCCAGCGCGGCGTTGCGCTCGTCGTCGAGCGGGTGGCCGTGGTGGGTCAGCTCGACGCTGACCCGGTCGGCGCCGAACCGGTCCACCAGGTCGGCCAGCGCGGCCGCGGCGGCGTCCGGCCCGGCTGCGGTCAGCGCCGAGCGCACATGGCCCTTGCGACAGCCGGTCAGGATCTGCCAGTGTCCGCCGGCGGCCTCGGTCAGTGCATCGAAGTCGTACCGCGGCTTGCCTTTTCGGCCGCCCGACAGGTGCGCGGCGGCCAGTTGCCGGGACAGTCGCCGGTAGCCCTCGGGACCGCGCGCCAGCACCAGCAGGTGCGGGCCGGGCGGGTCGGGATGGTCGGTGCGCTCCCCCGGCCCCGGGTCCAGGGAAAGCTCGGCGCCGAACACCGTGGCCAGCTCCAGCTCGCGGGCGGCCTCGGCCAGTCGCACCACGCCGTAGAGCCCGTCGTGATCGGTCAGCGCCAGCGCCCGCAGGCCCAGCCGGGCCGCCTCGGCGGCCAGCTCCTCGGGGGTGCTTGCGCCGTCGAGGAAGCTGTAAGCCGAATGCGCGTGCAGCTCGGCATACGCCACGTCGGCACCGGCTGCCCCGCCACCGGCCCTCGCCGGGGCCCGCGGCTTCGGCCGGGCCGGTGAATCCAGCGGCAGGCCCGCGCGCCGGTGCGATCCGCCGGCCGGCCGGCCGCCCAGCACCCGTTCCATCTCGGCCCAGCTCGGCGGCCCGTTGTGCCAACCCACCCGAACAGATTATCGAATCTTTGTTCGAAGCGCCACGGCGGCCGCCGACCCGCCCGCCCCGCCGTCGGGCCGGGCTTTGGGCCCGAGGTCCCCGTCGGCACCGCCCTCCGGCACTGCTGAGACCCACCTCACAGCGGGCATAGTGGAGATATGGAGCAGCTCTCGGTTCTGGATGCCGGGTTCCTGCAGGTCGAGGACTCCGACCCGCGGATCAGCCTGGCCATCGGCAGCGTCACGGTGCTGGAGGGTCCGCCGCCGGGCTTCGACGAACTCGCCGACAGCCTGGCCCAGCGGCTGGCCCGGGCGCCCCGGCTGCGCCAGGCGGTGCGGACCCACCCGCTGGACCTAGAGCCCCCGCACTGGGTCGACGTGCCCGACCTGGACCTCGGCCACCACCTGCGCCACGTCGCGCTGCCGGCCCCCGGCTCCGACACCGAACTGTTCGCCCTGGTCTCCGACATCATCGAGCGCCGCCTGGATCGCGACTACCCGCTGTGGGAATGCTGGGTGGTCGAGGGGCTGGCCGAGGGGCGCTGGGCGCTGATCATCAAGCTGCACCACTGCATCGCCGACGGGGTCTCGGCGACGGCGATGATGGCCGCCTTCAGCGACGACGGCGAGCTGGACTCGTTCGCCACCCAGCTGCCAGACGCCCACTCACCCGACGCCCCCGCCGACGCCGGCCCGCTGTCCCGGATCAGCCTCAACCCGCTGGACTGGGGCAAGGCGGTCTGGGAGCTGTCCAGCGGCGCCGCCGACCTGGCCGCGCAAACCGTACGCGGCACCCTCGGCATCGTCGGTGACATCGTGCGCCCCACCTCGGGCAACTCGCTCAACGGGCCGGTCGGGAGCCTGCGCCGGTACCGCGCCGCCCGGGTTTCGATCGACGACATCCGCGCGATCGGCCGCGCCTTCGACGCCACCTTCAACGACGTCGCGCTGGCCGCGGTCACCCACGGCTACCGGCAGGTGCTGCTGCACCGCGGCGAGACGCCCCGACACGATTCGCTGCGCACGCTGATCCCGGTCTCGGTGCGCGACACCGCCGCGCTGCACACCCCGGACAATCGGGTGTCGCTGATGCTGCCGCTGCTGCCCGTCGACGAGCCCACCCCGCTGGCCCAGCTCAAGGCGCTGCGGCTGCGGATGCGCCGAGCCAAGTCCAACGGCCAGCGCCAGGCCGGGGCCAACGTCGTCGGCGCCGCCAACCGGTTCCTGCCGTTCCCGCTCACCGCGTGGACGGTGCGCGCGGTCAGCCGACTGCCGCAGCGCAACGTCACCGGGCTGGCGACCAACGTGCCCGGTCCCCGCCAGCCGGTGCGGATGTTCGGCCGCCGGGTACTGACCATGCTGCCGATCCCACCGCTGGCCCTGCGGCTGCGGGTCGGCATCGCCATGCTCTCCTACACCGACCAACTGACCTTCGGCATCCTCGCCGACTACGACAGCAGCCCGGACCTCGAGGTGCTCGTCGACGGCATCGAATCGGCGATCGCCGGGCTCGCCGAACTGGCCCGGCGGGCCTGACCGCCGCTACCGCGCGCGGGCGGCCTCCAACAGGATCCGCTGCTCGGCGGCAGCCACCACCCGGCGGGTGGCCGCCGCCGCGTCCGGGTTCACCGATATCGAGGTGATCCCCATCCGGACCAGATGTTCGGCGAACGCCGGATCATTCGACGGGGCCTGCCCGCACAGCGACGAGGTGATCCCGCCCCGCCGGGCCGCCGCGATGATCTGGCCGATCGCGTCGAGCACCGCCTCATCGGCGGTGTCGAACAACTCCGCGCAGATGTCGGAGTCCCGGTCCACCCCGAGCATCAACTGGGTCAGGTCGTTGCTGCCGATCGACACCCCGTCGATGCCCAGCCCGATGTAGGCCGGCAGCCAGTGCACCACCGAGGGCACCTCGGCCATCACCCAGCGGTGCAACCCGCGCTGGGCGCCCAGCTCACTGCGGTCGACCAGCGAAAGGCATTCCTCCAGTTCCCATTTCGTTCGCACGA contains:
- a CDS encoding WS/DGAT/MGAT family O-acyltransferase; protein product: MEQLSVLDAGFLQVEDSDPRISLAIGSVTVLEGPPPGFDELADSLAQRLARAPRLRQAVRTHPLDLEPPHWVDVPDLDLGHHLRHVALPAPGSDTELFALVSDIIERRLDRDYPLWECWVVEGLAEGRWALIIKLHHCIADGVSATAMMAAFSDDGELDSFATQLPDAHSPDAPADAGPLSRISLNPLDWGKAVWELSSGAADLAAQTVRGTLGIVGDIVRPTSGNSLNGPVGSLRRYRAARVSIDDIRAIGRAFDATFNDVALAAVTHGYRQVLLHRGETPRHDSLRTLIPVSVRDTAALHTPDNRVSLMLPLLPVDEPTPLAQLKALRLRMRRAKSNGQRQAGANVVGAANRFLPFPLTAWTVRAVSRLPQRNVTGLATNVPGPRQPVRMFGRRVLTMLPIPPLALRLRVGIAMLSYTDQLTFGILADYDSSPDLEVLVDGIESAIAGLAELARRA
- a CDS encoding error-prone DNA polymerase yields the protein MGWHNGPPSWAEMERVLGGRPAGGSHRRAGLPLDSPARPKPRAPARAGGGAAGADVAYAELHAHSAYSFLDGASTPEELAAEAARLGLRALALTDHDGLYGVVRLAEAARELELATVFGAELSLDPGPGERTDHPDPPGPHLLVLARGPEGYRRLSRQLAAAHLSGGRKGKPRYDFDALTEAAGGHWQILTGCRKGHVRSALTAAGPDAAAAALADLVDRFGADRVSVELTHHGHPLDDERNAALAALAPRFGVGVVATTGAHFATPDRGRLAAAMGAIRARQSVDAAAGWLAPLGGAHLRSGAEMAAIFAHRPEVVTAAAELGEQCAFGLALIAPRLPPFAVPDGHTEDSWLGELVRVGAADRYGPPATAERAYHQLDRELGIIAQLGFAGYFLVVHDIVAFCREQDILCQGRGSAANSAVCYAIGVTAVDPIVNNLLFERFLSPARDGPPDIDIDIESDRREEVIQYVYQRYGREHAAQVANVITYRGRSAVRDMARALGFSQGQQDAWSKQIGRWGRSGPVDTEGIPEQVLELAGQIRDLPRHLGIHSGGMVICDRPIAEVCPVEWARMPGRSVLQWDKDDCAAIGLVKFDLLGLGMLSALHYAKDLVAEHHGIEVDFAKLDLAEPAVYEMLQRADSVGVFQVESRAQMATLPRLKPREFYDLVVEVALIRPGPIQGGSVHPYIRRRNGLEPPDCEHPSMQNALRKTLGVPLFQEQLMQLAVDCAGFTAAEADQLRRAMGSKRSTERMHRLRGRFYQGMERLHGVTGELAERIYEKLEAFANFGFPESHALSFASLVFYSSWLKLHYPAAFCAALLRAQPMGFYSPQSLVADARRHGVIVHGPCVNASLVHATLENRGAELRLGLGAVRQIGTELAERLVAEREAGGAFSSLLDLTGRIRLSVPQTEALATAGALGCFGTDRRRALWAAGAAAAERPDRLPGIGTVAAAPSLPGMSRLELAAADVWATGVSPDSFPTEFLRGVLDERGVLPAAALPSVPDGTRVLVAGAVTHRQRPATAGGVTFVNLEDETGMVNVLCSPGVWARYRRLAQTAVALEIRGIVQNASGAVTVIADAMARLELGVGSRSRDFR